Proteins from one Triticum aestivum cultivar Chinese Spring chromosome 7A, IWGSC CS RefSeq v2.1, whole genome shotgun sequence genomic window:
- the LOC123154417 gene encoding 3-ketoacyl-CoA synthase 12, which produces MELLVIPVLLAAMAIALTYLAWTAASRRRCSQCYLLDYVCYKPPDDRKVTTDMGVALAERNKRLGASELRYLFRLTSRAGLGEQTYLPFGLLAGREKCLTHQDALDEMDAFIIDAVAGLFANTRFGPRDVDVLVVNVNMFNPEPCLASRIGHHYGMREDVAAYNVSGMGCSATLVSLDIVQNVMRARSPRPVLALVLSTEVLSPGNYQGTDRSMMLGLCLFRCGGAAALLTSDPALGGRAKMKLRRLVRANVAANDDAYSAIFQREDADNITGFSINKTLPKAAVRAFAANLKRLVPYVLPARELLRLAASFTWQKMQRRQRVKINVNLKTGVDHFCLHSGGVAVIDAVKKNFGLKETDVEPSRMTLHRWGNTSTSSVWYVLAYMEAKGRLKRGDRMLMVTFGSGFKCNTCMWDVNRNLADKGAWADSIDKYPMESTANTSLDKYSWINDTDDDSMLF; this is translated from the coding sequence ATGGAGCTCCTCGTAATCCCCGTCCTGCTGGCGGCCATGGCCATTGCCTTGACCTATCTGGCCTGGACGGCCGCCTCCCGTCGCCGGTGTTCACAGTGCTACCTCCTCGATTACGTCTGCTACAAACCACCAGACGACCGCAAGGTGACGACGGATATGGGGGTCGCACTGGCCGAGCGTAACAAGCGGCTCGGCGCCTCTGAGTTACGCTACCTCTTCCGCCTAACGTCTCGCGCCGGTCTGGGTGAGCAGACCTACCTCCCCTTTGGTCTCTTGGCCGGCCGCGAGAAGTGCCTCACCCATCAGGACGCGCTCGACGAGATGGACGCCTTCATCATCGACGCCGTCGCCGGTCTCTTCGCCAATACCCGATTCGGCCCCCGTGACGTGGACGTGCTCGTGGTCAACGTCAACATGTTCAACCCGGAGCCTTGCCTTGCCTCGCGGATCGGGCACCACTACGGAATGCGCGAGGACGTTGCCGCGTACAATGTCTCCGGCATGGGCTGCAGCGCCACGCTCGTCTCTTTGGATATCGTCCAGAACGTCATGCGGGCACGGTCGCCGCGCCCCGTGCTTGCGCTGGTGCTGTCGACGGAGGTGCTCTCGCCTGGAAACTACCAGGGCACGGACAGGTCCATGATGCTGGGACTATGCCTTTTCCGctgcggcggggcagcggcgctgCTCACCAGCGACCCCGCGCTGGGTGGACGCGCGAAGATGAAGCTACGTCGCCTCGTGCGTGCCAACGTGGCCGCCAACGACGATGCGTACTCCGCCATCTTTCAGCGCGAGGACGCAGACAACATAACCGGGTTCAGCATCAACAAGACCCTCCCAAAGGCTGCCGTCCGAGCGTTCGCCGCCAACCTGAAACGCCTCGTCCCTTACGTCCTCCCTGCTAGGGAGCTCCTCCGGCTTGCCGCCAGCTTTACGTGGCAGAAAATGCAGCGCCGCCAGCGAGTGAAGATCAATGTCAACTTAAAGACCGGGGTCGACCATTTCTGCCTCCACTCAGGCGGGGTTGCGGTCATCGACGCCGTGAAGAAGAACTTCGGGCTCAAGGAGACAGACGTGGAGCCATCGAGGATGACGCTGCACCGCTGGGGAAACACGTCGACCAGCAGCGTCTGGTACGTGCTTGCGTACATGGAGGCCAAGGGGAGGCTCAAGAGAGGAGACAGGATGCTCATGGTGACCTTCGGGTCGGGCTTCAAGTGCAACACTTGCATGTGGGATGTGAATCGCAATCTGGCGGACAAGGGTGCGTGGGCCGACTCCATTGACAAATACCCAATGGAGAGCACAGCCAACACGTCCCTGGACAAATACAGCTGGATTAACGACACTGATGACGACTCCATGCTGTTCTAA